In a single window of the Gossypium hirsutum isolate 1008001.06 chromosome D02, Gossypium_hirsutum_v2.1, whole genome shotgun sequence genome:
- the LOC107908603 gene encoding probable helicase MAGATAMA 3 produces the protein MAVDKDKLQEEASIVRFCKIILGWDYFRLLKLSKKNNKDEATSALKEVKDSYKDVDDYLATFEPLLFEEVKAQIVQRKDEEEVADWKLRLVMECNEADGFYLPAITYEAEEEESISQNDLLLLSKEDFKEGSKKLPTTYAFALVEHRQKNQLRLRMYLAGEFTQVNPDVEKSSARLARMQALITSTANAVDKRLFSIKVCSLSTIAREYIALRSVGSLPFKDLILKAAERDPGSEDQAWKISGSLKDYFKENLNKSQQEAIHAGLSRKPFVLIQGPPGTGKTQTILGLLSAILHATPARVHSKGVLLELNLGPELPIEEKYKHWGRASPWLMNANPRDIVMPIDGDDGFFPTSGNEMKPEVVNSRRKYRLRVLVCAPSNSALDEIVLRLLKTGVRDENVRAYTPKVVRIGLKPHHSVEAVSLDYLVNQKRELAGDKPKQSSTAKDIDSLRAAILDEAVIVCSTLSFSGSALLSKLSSGFDVVIIDEAAQAVEPATLLPLSSGCKQVFLIGDPVQLPATVISPVAEKFGYATSLFKRFQRAGYPVKMLKTQYRMHPEIRSFPSKEFYDEALEDGSDVEDQTTREWHKYRCFGPFCFFDIHEGKESQPSGSGSWVNTDEIEFVLALYNKLITMHPELKSSSQFAIISPYRHQVKLLQERFQETFGVESKRVVDIGTIDGFQGREKDVVIFSCVRASKDRGIGFVSDFRRMNVGITRAKSSVLVVGSASTLKRDEHWNNLVESAEERGCLFKVGKPYTSFLNDEYLESMKVINKDAQMMEDMDDLDNDNVAAYNMAGDADQAPVEDNDYGDGDVGGYDDD, from the exons ATGGCTGTGGACAAAGATAAGCTTCAAGAAGAAGCTTCCATTGTTCGTTTTTGTAAAATTATTCTTGGCTGGGACTATTTTCGCCTCCTCAAATTATCTAAA AAAAATAACAAAGATGAGGCGACGTCGGCTTTAAAAGAAGTGAAGGATAGCTACAAAGACGTTGATGATTATTTGGCTACTTTCGAACCGCTTTTGTTTGAGGAAGTCAAAGCTCAGATTGTTCAGAGAAAAGATGAGGAGGAAG TGGCTGATTGGAAGCTAAGGCTGGTTATGGAATGCAATGAGGCTGATGGATTTTACTTACCTGCGATTACTTATGAAGCTGAGGAGGAAGAATCGATATCACAGAATGACCTTTTGCTGCTTTCAAAAGAGGAC TTTAAAGAGGGTAGTAAGAAACTCCCAACAACATATGCATTTGCATTGGTGGAACATAGACAAAAGAATCAGCTTAGACTCAGAATGTACTTAGCTGGCGAGTTCACACAAGTAAATCCTGATGTTGAGAAGAGTTCTGCAAGGCTGGCACGTATGCAAGCCCTTATCACTTCTACTGCTAATGCAGTGGACAAACGATTGTTCAGTATAAAG GTTTGTAGTTTATCAACTATAGCGCGTGAATATATAGCTCTGCGTTCAGTTGGTTCTCTTCCTTTCAAGGATTTAATACTTAAAGCAGCAGAAAGAGATCCTGGTTCTGAAGACCAAGCCTGGAAAATTTCTGGATCCCTAAAAGATTATTTTAAGGAGAATCTTAACAAATCTCAACAGGAAGCTATACAT GCTGGTCTGTCTCGTAAACCCTTTGTCCTGATACAG GGGCCACCTGGAACAGGGAAGACACAGACCATCCTTGGACTTCTAAGTGCTATTTTGCATGCAACTCCAGCTAGAGTTCATTCGAA GGGTGTATTGCTTGAGCTAAATCTTGGACCAGAACTACCCATTGAAGAAAA ATACAAGCATTGGGGACGAGCTTCTCCATGGTTAATGAATGCTAATCCCAGGGATATTGTCATGCCTATTGATGGTGATGATGGTTTCTTTCCTACCTCTGGAAACGAGATG AAGCCAGAAGTTGTTAATTCCAGACGGAAATATCGCCTAAGGGTGCTGGTATGTGCACCATCAAATTCTGCTCTTGATGAGATTGTGTTACGCCTTTTAAAAACTG GTGTTCGTGATGAAAATGTTCGCGCATATACTCCTAAAGTTGTTCGCATTGGTCTTAAACCACATCATTCTGTCGAGGCAGTCTCCCTGGATTACCTT GTTAATCAAAAGCGGGAGTTGGCTGGTGATAAGCCGAAACAATCTTCCACAGCAAAGGATATAGACAGTCTTCGTGCTGCAATTTTAGATGAGGCTGTCATT GTCTGCTCCACACTCAGCTTCAGTGGTTCAGCATTGCTTTCTAAACTGAGTTCTGGTTTCGATGTTGTTATAATTGATGAAGCTGCCCAAGCT GTGGAACCTGCCACTCTTCTTCCTTTGTCCAGTGGCTGCAAACAAGTATTTCTG ATAGGTGATCCAGTTCAATTACCCGCTACTGTAATTTCACCCGTTGCTGAGAAATTTGG CTATGCCACGAGCTTGTTCAAGAGATTTCAGAGGGCCGGTTATCCTGTAAAGATGCTTAAGACTCAGTATCGAATGCATCCTGAG ATAAGAAGCTTTCCTTCAAAGGAGTTCTATGATGAGGCGTTAGAAGATGGATCAGATGTCGAAGATCAAACTACTCGTGAATGGCACAAATACCGCTGCTTCGGACCATTTTGCTTTTTCGATATACATGAAGGGAAAGAGTCACAACCCTCAGGAAGTGGGTCCTGGGTAAATACTGATGAGATCGAGTTTGTCCTTGCCTTGTACAATAAATTGATAACAATGCACCCAGAGCTTAAGTCGAGCTCTCAATTTGCTATTATAAGCCCTTACAGACATCAAGTCAAGCTTTTACAAGAGAGATTTCAGGAAACTTTTGGGGTGGAGTCCAAAAGGGTTGTGGATATTGGTACCATTGACGGTTTCCAG GGACGGGAAAAAGATGTTGTAATATTTTCTTGTGTGAGGGCTAGCAAAGATAGAGGCATAGGCTTTGTGTCTGATTTTCGGCGAATGAATGTCGGAATCACCCGAGCAAAGTCTTCTGTACTG GTGGTTGGTTCAGCATCAACGCTGAAGAGGGACGAGCATTGGAACAACCTAGTAGAAAGTGCTGAGGAGCGAGGATGCTTATTTAAG GTAGGGAAGCCTTATACATCattcttgaatgatgaatatctAGAATCGATGAAGGTTATTAACAAGGATGCACAAATGATGGAAGATATGGATGACCTTGATAATGATAATGTAGCAGCCTATAATATGGCCGGAGATGCTGATCAAGCTCCGGTGGAAGACAATGATTATGGAGATGGAGATGTAGGAGGATATGATGATGACTAA
- the LOC121214867 gene encoding uncharacterized protein gives MPPTNMNPNHNQSQATETRSSTANGDHHHHPNGHSITAQPLQRHHTYYPRSSSSSASFKGCCCCLFLLFSFLALLVLAIVLIIVLAVKPKKPQFDLQQVAVQYMGISTSTPSSFDGTATTVATTPTTASLSLTIRMLFTAVNPNKVGIKYGESRFTVMYRGIPLGKASVPGFYQEAHSTRNVEATIAVDRANLMQADAADLIRDASIYDRVQLRVLGDVGAKIRVLDFDSPGVQVSVDCAIVISPRKQSLTYKQCGFEGLNV, from the exons atgcCACCTACAAACATGAATCCAAACCATAATCAATCCCAAGCCACAGAAACGCGTTCATCCACCGCTAACGGTGACCACCACCACCACCCCAACGGCCACTCCATCACCGCTCAACCACTCCAGCGCCACCATACTTACTACCCTCGTTCTTCCTCTTCCTCCGCCTCGTTTAAAGGCTGTTGTTGTTGCCTTTTCCTCCTTTTTTCCTTCTTAGCACTTCTTGTACTAGCCATCGTCCTCATCATTGTCCTCGCCGTTAAACCCAAAAAACCCCAATTCGATCTCCAACAAGTAGCGGTTCAATACATGGGCATTTCAACATCTACTCCATCTTCTTTCGACGGTACCGCAACCACCGTCGCTACCACCCCAACCACCGCTTCTTTATCTTTAACCATCCGTATGCTTTTCACAGCGGTAAATCCTAACAAAGTGGGGATCAAATACGGCGAATCTAGATTCACCGTTATGTACCGTGGGATCCCTTTGGGTAAAGCTTCGGTTCCTGGGTTTTATCAAGAAGCTCATAGTACTCGTAACGTGGAAGCAACCATCGCCGTTGATCGAGCTAACTTAATGCAAGCTGACGCCGCCGATTTAATCAGAGACGCCTCCATTTATGACCGTGTTCAGCTCCGAGTTCTCGGTGACGTCGGCGCCAAGATCCGTGTATTAGACTTCGATTCTCCTGGCGTCCAG GTATCAGTGGATTGTGCAATAGTGATTAGTCCAAGGAAGCAATCACTTACATACAAGCAATGTGGATTTGAAGGATTGAAtgtttaa